In Vicia villosa cultivar HV-30 ecotype Madison, WI linkage group LG7, Vvil1.0, whole genome shotgun sequence, the DNA window TTCATCATTTCTTTTGTATTTGCAGTGAGGATTAGAGCATCAAGTGGCACGATTGCTTATAGGTAGCATGACAGAGCTGTAGCGAGGGCTCGTGCGGGGGAGTTGACGTCGAGGATTCGCATATCTGGGCGGGAAGAGTAAACGCAACTGGTTCTCATAGGAGATGGATTACGATGAAGCATTTTTGTGCACCCCACAAGTTATATGAGTCTATTTCATGTATACATTTTTTGTTGCTTATTAATTTGGTTCTTGCTTATgatatttcttgattttcctATGTTTTTGTATGATGTTGGATATACGAGCATTTCCCCACCATCTGTGAGCGATAGGTTTTTCCTACCACTCCTAGCTCCACACAGCCCAAGAGATGGAAGTCTAGGCATGCACACCTGAGAGGTGTTGTGGAGTACAGAAAGAGGATTGATGTGTTGACTATAGACAATGTCATTTGAACATCCTACACAAACCATAAACTACATTAGGAGTTTGATGACACTTCACTTTTCTGGTTATTTGCGATGGGACACCTTAGTGGCTAAACACTTACTTGAGAGGTGTTTGCACTAGTTTGGATAACTATAGGACATCTCACGACTAGTCTCTGATATTCTATTTGAAGGAATTGATAGATGGTTTGTTAGTAACGTAATAGGTTCTACTCGTGCCATTAGAGATTGTGTAGTGGAGGTTCAGTTCCCTGTGCAGTGTGTGGATGGATACTTGGAGTGGTACCTTACGGTATCACACCATTGCATCATCCCACATATGTAGTATCGAGATGATTTTGGACCTTCTCATGCTTAGGGACCTTCTGATAACGTGTTTCCGCCTCCACCGCCACATGGTGCGGATGACACTCAGCGTCTACAGATGATAGTAgtcattatgaataaactcatgGATTTATACTTTGGCATCGTAGGTAACACATTTAGCCTGTTGGGATCTATTTAGACCTTATTATcaattttgtattatttgtatattttttgtattAGTAATCATACATTTTCAcaacatataatatttttcacTTCCATTATTGCATGATAAACATAACATTTGGTAAATAGCATAAAACATGACGATTAACATAACGTTAGAGAGACAATTACATAATTtaacaaaacaataataaatagcAAAACCTAAACACTATGAGATGATTctggatgtttcaacatcttgattATGTCGTCCACAGATCTAGAAATTGTCGCATGAACCTTGATTAATTCCTTAGTTAGCCTACGGCGATATGTTCTCCACATAACCTTCAAATCGTCATCACTCTTCAACTCTATACGATCGTATTTCACCCTTTCATCAGTATCAATCCATggtgtaagaaactcaatctcaCTCGCAACATATTATTCAATTTGGGTCTCAAAAGAGCGAGCCACGTGGTGTCCTCCGGGAGCCCAAACTTAACAGGAGGTTTTACTTGGTTGAAGTACACTTTGGCCTTAAACAAATAGCGAGGCATCGTAAGATGTTTTTCTTAACAACACATAATCCATATTTATACAATTTTGAATTCATTCTAGACCATACAAAACGGTTAGTACAATCACAGTCGTACACAACTATTGACAAAATCTCAACACTTGAATTTACACTACCGGAATTTTTTGCATATCATGTAAAAATTTGGTAAGTGCAAGAGTTTTTAAAAAACCAGTACTTTTAAACTACCGATTTTTTCAACATTTTGCAAAAAATCTGATACAACaaggtattttttaaaaaatcgatAAATTTTTCCATacatcaaattttttaaaaatagtataCCGGATTTTTTAAGTACACTACCTGATTTGATTCGTACTGAAAATTTCATTTGTTCTATCAAATTTTTCGTCCAAAATTTTTATCTAAAATTATAACAAATATAACATAAATATTATGGAAAACGAGAGGGTTTTAGATCAAATTTAGAGGGTGACagaataaatttttatatttgggCCTTATGAGCCTTTCAGGCCCTCAATACAGAAtaaatagttttgttttttttttccttctaaaaTGCATGACATCTATTTTCCTACATTATGATTAATATTGGATAAGATCCAATTTTAAATAAAGAATTGCGTATCTGAGCTTATGACATATTTCTAAATTTATGAACTACTTCTAACCAAAATCTACATAATCTAGACCTAGCCTAACTAAATTGAATTTCAATAGTGAAAACTCATAGCTGGAATACATATTACTCAAACTATATTACATGAATCTGTCAACAAAAAAgcgattttaattttatatttttaaaattaatttttatgataatttattttaaaataatattaattattttaatttcatttctcAAAATTAAAAAGTGACTTTGACACTCAACAATTTAAAAATTTACTATTAGAAAGCTTCATATTTATCATCTAAAAATAAATAGCAGGAAGTTTGAGCACTTGAAACAATTTTCATCCAAAACTAtttaattcaaattgttttaaaccttttaaataaaaaaaatattttaaaaatattataacaaaaatatgaaaaaaaatttaaaataaaaattaaaaaaagttggAACAAATAGCCTTACTCTACTTAAAAAATGTTATAAGTTAGTAAATCACGTATAAgcagttatttaaaaaaaaaaaaaatctagaacTCAGTCAAAATTGAATTGCAAATTATAATTGGAAATGGAATACGGAATGAAAAACAAGAAGAACAATGAAAATGCTTTGAGACAAAATTGTATCTAAATTCTAAACCAAAAGCTTGTCGTCACTCGTTTCAGCGAAAATTCCAATGAAAAACAAACTCATACAATAATTTAAACCTCTACAAGCCATGTTTGGTTTATTATGTTGTTATTATTTCTGGGAACGGACGAGAATAAGATTCAACTGAATATTACTCTGACTAATGaaataagaaaatattatttcttctaaataagaaattttttattttttactaattCATTAAAAAGACAATATATCATTTAGATATATTAGTTACTCATTTAGAGAAGAATGATataataagcatataattatCACTTGTGCAGGTATTTGATAGTGCCTAGCTACATTTTCTTGCATTTTTCgaattaaaattgaataaaaaaaaaagaagtagtTTTAGCGCTATTCTTTCCATTAATAATTATTAGGAGCGTACCATTAAAAGGAAATTACTATccatttattaaaaataggagCTTTTTCTTTACAAAAACAAACGTGAAGTGTGTCTCACGCAAATTGATTTTCTTGTTTCTCTCACAAGAAACAGgaaagtttaaaataaaatgaaaaacaacccTGCCACACTCCAACTCTCTacaccaaaaacaaaaaacaCTTTGATCCATCATTGAAATTCTCAACTTCTCATTCACTCTTTCTACATTTTACGTTACTCTTTAGGACGAACCAGTCTTCTTTCTATCACTACAAGAAACGTAACAGAAAAAACCTATCACTATTCTTTGCTTACCCTCACTTCAACTTTATGATCCACTATGCGCATCCACACCAAACTCCATGCACCTCCACCACCTCTCACTCTCTTACTCCTTTATCTTTCGTTATTCTCTCCGGCAACCGCTCAGCCATCACAGACTTTATCGCCACCGCCGCCGCAGCAAGATCCATTTGCGAGAATGAAATTCGATAAAACCATGGCATCAGTTCTTATCATCCTCGTCATTGTTTTCTTCACTCTAGGCGTTATTTCCATCTACACTCGTCAATGCAGAGAGCAACGAATCAGAGGAAGGATTGATCTCGCCGTTCCGATCAACGGCGGCGACGGTTACAGACGACCGTACGGACTCGATCCGGTGATTATTGAGAATTTTCCGAACTTTGTTTATTCTGAGGTGAAGGATCTGAAAATTGGAAGAGTCACGCTAGAATGCGCCGTGTGCTTGAACGAGTTTGAAGATGATGAAACGCTGCGTTTGATTCCGGTTTGTAGCCACGTGTTCCATCGTGAGTGTATTGATGCGTGGTTGTTGCATCACTCCACGTGTCCGGTTTGTCGAGCGGATCTTGTTCCCGATCCGAAAGACGAGTTGTTGTCTTCTTCAATCGTGATTCAGATCTCGGATACGGATTTGGATGAACCGGTTTTAAATCATGAACCGGATTTGGTTGAACCGGTTGGTGTGGATGACAATGAGAATGacaatgacaaaacaaaaatagtaAAAATGGCTCCAGGGGTCAATTTAGATGGAATAATGAAGAAACCGGTTCGGTCGAATTCTATGGGTTTAATGTTTGCAAGAATGTTCTCCCGGTCTAACTCGATTGGTCAATTGACGATTCGGGCGAGTGAAGATTGCGAGCGGTTCACGTTAAGATTGCCGAATGAAGTTCATAATAGGCTTGTGAATGACATGATATTGAACCGGACGAAAAGTTTGGGTGGGGAAATTGCACTGCAAAGTGAGAGGAGGGGTTTTAGAACGAGCAGTGTTGGGAGGAAATTTCTAAGGTACGAGCGGTTCAATGTGGAGAACCGGGTGGACCGGAGTGGGTTCGGTTGTGGTCCGTCTTTCTTGGGCCGGGTTGGTTCAATGAGGTTAACTAAGGATGTGAATAAAGTAACTATGGGTGTTGTGAATGAAGGTTATGTTGATGTTGAAGAACGTTCTTCGAGTCGATTAGTTCATAATATTGAGGATTGAGTTATTATGATTGAGATTGGGTGTGGATGAAAATAAGTTtactattaaaattttaattttaatttcataattataTATGTATGTTGATGGAGCTATAGTTTCGTGTTCAtagatttaaaattttgatttaattCGTGTTTATTTATAGTTCAAGAGGAATGGCATGATGGGAGGTGAGTTAAAAAACATCAAAGGCAATGAAAAGACTCGCGAATGTGTCAAACAGTACTTCCTATAATTACTCCCTATAGTCTTATCTTAGAAGAAACCATTATAGATGTTGTACGTAATATAGGAAGTAATTAATATTCattgttttaaattgttttttttacccAATATAAGAAAGTAATTGATATGCatgcatggttttaaattgtgaTTGGGGTGTCgaaatattattgatataatattcatctttttataatgggtagagaagttgtcctcATTTTCTTTTGTAACAACACCATGATAATCACGTGTATAGCCACATCAGGAATCACTTTAAATGATTTTAGGCATAATATCTAAATTACATACTCTTTGAACCTAATCTAAAAATCTAATGATAAATCTTATTTTTTGTAGTACTATATTTACTATGAAAATTGATAAACAACGCTAATCTCTTATTAAAGTTTATTTTGCGAGATCGACTAGTGAATTTTAGAATgtgtttgaa includes these proteins:
- the LOC131617313 gene encoding RING-H2 finger protein ATL11-like, with translation MRIHTKLHAPPPPLTLLLLYLSLFSPATAQPSQTLSPPPPQQDPFARMKFDKTMASVLIILVIVFFTLGVISIYTRQCREQRIRGRIDLAVPINGGDGYRRPYGLDPVIIENFPNFVYSEVKDLKIGRVTLECAVCLNEFEDDETLRLIPVCSHVFHRECIDAWLLHHSTCPVCRADLVPDPKDELLSSSIVIQISDTDLDEPVLNHEPDLVEPVGVDDNENDNDKTKIVKMAPGVNLDGIMKKPVRSNSMGLMFARMFSRSNSIGQLTIRASEDCERFTLRLPNEVHNRLVNDMILNRTKSLGGEIALQSERRGFRTSSVGRKFLRYERFNVENRVDRSGFGCGPSFLGRVGSMRLTKDVNKVTMGVVNEGYVDVEERSSSRLVHNIED